A genomic window from Leishmania panamensis strain MHOM/PA/94/PSC-1 chromosome 5 sequence includes:
- a CDS encoding hypothetical protein (TriTrypDB/GeneDB-style sysID: LpmP.05.0870) codes for MNHNGVAEGEDGSAGADTAAAVPVNDTLLYHQTLIPTQKVTHAIEGSFTLPDANDLVLIRHNVLELWRLYAEDANGGVECVCRTPLMSAVYTAVAVPTSASSMAKASGANSATTLGNSTAGVLDDTTTTAHRSGLHYLALTSETGYVTLLRYQLDEPPVPTRLFYGDDSEDGNEGNGGASGGATMLVTTSLKGRFIKVSEVCLGRSGARLTVPGARMAVDPAGTALLVTALMRTKTLVPITANETWDPVKGVNAGQDDDDDDDADSDADGDDEEEGNDDDVGVHQRRGPVTGRELRAARRRRVAKARRANGAINLGTPIEVQRQTVLYSACALDGYLDHAVFAVLEEEIVEARDGTATAAGEASGGTFLKNIGRGLEGVVQHHKHFVLYAYVPSLKQVQRTQLVHVPATAHRLIAVPAAPYGPGGVLVCTDTELIWYDVSASQQQQSSAAAANGRVGVFKCTYAFPRRLDCTEILYDPSIIQHTLTCFGRRFFMLLQDEQGDVYRVFLEAGDVQRAYEALRTRELAQANPELFLQQQLGANGGAAPAAALPPVPNPLSVHYFDTLPPSSAMALFRRGFLFIGNEAGPLHGLYKIKSNGYTADRDYIVKRVRRERALAMAPSMASSRKAEKVKVEGADSATQKEGDSGDRKRPRAAEAAGAAVKPEPQGDPTAPATSRDSAASATLPRVKEEQADDDGDKQASAAAGAVAMRPPAPSTAAAPSFKTPMEVRVIKVYQPHRRPQHVVQLQTLPNTPTITSFTSHLTSSTSAAATASNGADHPTNFGGGPSPAPVTEQSSEQPEIYFSYVGGRGGESVLVQARYGYAAKLEGRQLLPTVFSSVIPLPSALSMQSMARQQQAAIEAAAAAAVTRRADEKTLRGTGGAARQHAQRLKALRQLAATVSGARDQVCTDRVLLCTRQGTTVYRIGSTVEQDTASSFITAERTLAATTLQYGCGYVQVTPRGISVLSCSDTAAGGRRGHDTGDTVGAVTVVPASWTHPHGNTVLAAAVTPTTVLLSFHQRGGIASFDFGLAGTELQQRDVLPTFPLAPVVALLQPPASTVSTALQRELQALLWNPSAASPSSAAAAAAASAATAAAAALTEQLAAIATVNQEVYLVHPRKLREPLEKITCRRSGSVDAGSQSAAEVTITSLLLTYLGDTRGGSDAAAALIGGAGPRSGRGASRARGGVAAAAGRRQLFLFVGHSDGVVTRCELNPSSAKVTATAELWCGSRPCQLVAGDGETFCYAVSGERTWRCEVQDRTVRMAPYSFPTRPTSFARFVLPSRVSSAAANGSDSATPGAQGSTNEQDEDPLAVVESITLVPREQQQEVVIAVQNRELALYVSNTGAGGGGAGGGGGGGPGSGGVEYSFQHHPLPLAGRRLLQHPTRPAYLILCGVEHRSHGRQEVERHRAEDRAFLTARMADIAQAEDRGAHYGEGLYGGIPYTAPQRSLGRPNAYHSTLQLYHRDAQRLLPPIHFEPNEAITSVAVGSFFKEFGREPVVIIGTASSYTHGAGCGTAASWRHGFLRTFRCASGSGSVGGGSGGADALLRLELLHSTYLRPDDSGSTVSGKDRLAGAKSSGVAAAGGGNSIDTAAKPDYPSALCICEPVGILFVGMGAAQGLRIYSWGKEHLLRRRHLANTPGQRITAIDFVFASPPGSRNVNARNVSFFAADLYQCPYGDAEGMRMVREKQLLIVCGTVNASVFIAALQPGTPAPAAAHGPAGATTAATPSFLLQIITDSVPRHITSVVVVDERTVAASDRFGTVVFLRIPESTRTKFAQPVHQLQEAELIAEETYLRTQQTFREVARHHVGELVTALHVQPQDLSQGTDTALATKIVYYSTALGSLGAYVPLLSEEDGALAAYLQPLLHSHIRPLLGPPTALPRASHLSHHVVDGDIAQLLRGGATTPFSTAAKEDIADALERQVKVEAARRKVLGLPKRTLPSLPELIAKQRALLSLPL; via the coding sequence ATGAACCACAACGGTGTGGCTGAGGGGgaagacggcagcgccggtgccgacaccgctgctgccgtgcctGTGAACGACACGCTTCTGTACCACCAGACTTTGATTCCCACGCAGAAGGTTACCCACGCCATCGAGGGCTCCTTCACCTTGCCAGACGCGAATGATCTCGTTCTGATCCGCCACAATGTGCTCGAGCTGTGGCGACTCTACGCAGAGGACGCCAACGGCGGTGTGGAGTGTGTTTGCCGCACCCCTTTGATGTCGGCCGTGTACACTGCGGTGGCAGTGCCGAcgagcgcctcctcgatggcgAAGGCCAGTGGCGCGAACAGTGCAACGACGCTGGGGAACAGTACTGCCGGCGTACTCGACGACACGACTACCAcggcgcaccgcagcggcttACACTACCTCGCCCTGACGAGTGAGACTGGCtacgtgacgctgctgcggtacCAGCTGGATGAGCCTCCAGTGCCAACACGCCTGTTCTatggcgacgacagcgaagatGGCAACGAAGGCAATGGTGGCGCTAGTGGCGGTGCCACGATGCTCGTGACCACGTCCTTGAAGGGCCGCTTCATCAAGGTGAGCGAGGTGTGCCTTGGCCGGAGCGGGGCGCGGCTGACCGTCCCTGGCGCCCGCATGGCAGTCGACCCAGCCGGGACAGCGCTCCTAGTCACTGCGCTCATGCGCACCAAGACGCTGGTGCCCATCACCGCGAATGAAACCTGGGACCCAGTCAAAGGCGTTAACGCCGggcaagacgacgacgacgacgacgacgcagacAGCGATGCTGACGGCgatgacgaagaggagggcaatgacgacgatgtcggtgtgcaccagcgccgcggcCCGGTGACGGGTCGTGAGCTTCGGGCCGCCCGGCGCCGGCGGGTGGCCAAAGCGCGGCGGGCCAACGGCGCCATCAACCTCGGCACCCCGATTGAGGTGCAGCGTCAGACTGTCCTGTACTCTGCCTGCGCCCTCGACGGCTACCTCGATCACGCTGTGTTTGCTGTACTTGAGGAAGAGATCGTCGAGGCACGTGACggcactgccactgccgcaggcgaGGCGAGTGGTGGCACATTCCTCAAGAACATCGGTCGAGGCCTAGAGGGGGTTGTTCAGCACCACAAGCACTTTGTGCTCTACGCCTACGTGCCGAGCCTGAAGCAGGTGCAGCGGACACAACTCGTGCACGTtccagcgacggcgcaccgGCTCATCGCCGTCCCTGCCGCCCCGTACGGACCAGGCGGTGTTCTTGTCTGCACGGACACGGAGCTAATCTGGTACGATGTGTccgcctcacagcagcagcagagctcggcagcggcggcgaatGGCCGCGTCGGCGTCTTCAAGTGCACATACGCCTTTCCGCGCCGCCTTGACTGCACGGAGATCCTGTACGACCCCTCTATCATCCAACACACGCTGACCTGCTTCGGTCGCCGCTTCTTCATGTTGCTGCAAGATGAGCAGGGCGATGTGTACCGCGTCTTCTTGGAGGCTGGCGACGTACAGCGCGCCTACGAGGCCCTTAGGACGCGCGAGTTGGCCCAGGCAAACCCAGAGCtcttcctgcagcagcagctaggGGCTaacggcggtgctgcgccagccgcggcgctgccgcccgtGCCGAACCCGCTGTCGGTGCACTACTTCGacacgctgccgccatcgtcGGCCATGGCGCTCTTCCGACGCGGTTTTCTCTTCATTGGCAACGAGGCAGGCCCGCTGCATGGGCTGTACAAGATCAAGAGCAACGGCTACACGGCAGATCGCGACTACATCGTGAAGCGCGTGCGGCGGGAGCGGGCACTAGCGATGGCGCCATCGATGGCGTCGTCGCGTaaggcggagaaggtgaaggtAGAGGGGGCGGACAGCGCCACGCAGAAGGaaggcgacagcggcgatcGCAAGCGCCCGCGCGCTGCGGAAGCggccggtgctgccgtcaAGCCGGAGCCACAGGGCGACCCGACGGCGCCGGCAACAAgccgcgacagcgccgcgtcGGCCACGCTTCCACGCGtcaaggaggagcaggccgATGATGACGGAGATAAGCAGGCgtcggctgcagctggcgccgtcgccatgcGACCACCGGCCCCCTccacagccgctgcgccgtctttCAAAACTCCGATGGAGGTGCGCGTTATCAAGGTCTACCAGCCACACCGTCGTCCTCAGCATGTCGTGCAGCTACAGACCCTTCCGAACACTCCAACCATCACCAGCTTCACCTCCCatctcacctcctccacctcggctGCAGCTACGGCATCGAACGGTGCTGACCACCCAACCAACTTTGGTGGCGGGCCGTCGCCGGCACCGGTGACGGAGCAATCAAGTGAGCAGCCGGAGATCTACTTCAGCTACGTCGGCGGACGTGGTGGCGAGAGCGTGCTCGTGCAGGCCCGTTACGGCTACGCCGCGAAGCTAGAAGGTCGCCAGCTTCTCCCAACCGTCTTCAGCTCTGTCATCCCGCTTCCCTCTGCGCTCTCGATGCAGTCCATGGCACGCCAGCAACAGGCTGCCAtcgaagcagccgcggctgcaGCCGTGACGCGAAGGGCGGACGAGAAGACGCTAAGGGGCaccggcggtgcggcgcgccAGCATGCGCAGCGCTTAAAGGCACTTCGGCAGCTCGCTGCAACCGTCAGCGGCGCACGCGACCAGGTGTGCACCGATCGTGTGCTGTTGTGCACGCGCCAGGGCACGACGGTGTACCGCATCGGCAGTACGGTCGAGCAGGACACTGCCTCGTCTTTCATTACTGCAGAGCGGACGCTTGCCGCGACGACTCTGCAGTACGGCTGCGGCTATGTGCAGGTCACTCCGCGCGGGATAAGTGTGCTGAGCTGCAGTGACACCGCCGCAGGTGGCAGAAGAGGGCACGACACCGGCGATACCGTGGGGGCAGTAACCGTCGTGCCAGCTAGCTGGACGCATCCGCATGGCAACAccgtcctcgctgccgcagtgacCCCGACGACGGTACTGCTCTCGTTTCATCAAcgcggcggcatcgccagCTTTGACTTTGGCCTGGCAGgcacggagctgcagcagcgcgacgtTCTTCCCACCTTCCCACTGGCCCCTGTTGTggccctgctgcagccgccggcGAGCACCGTGTCGACAGCTCTCCAGCGCGAACTGCAGGCGCTCTTGTGGAATCCTAGTGCCGCGTCGCCgagctcggcagcggcggcagcggccgcctcggcagcaacggcagcggcagcggcgctgacggagcAACTCGCGGCCATCGCGACGGTGAACCAGGAAGTGTACCTCGTACACCCCCGCAAGCTGCGCGAGCCCCTGGAGAAGATCACGTgtcggcgcagcggcagcgtggaCGCCGGCTCGCAGTCGGCTGCAGAGGTGACTatcacctctctcctcttgaCGTACCTGGGCGACACTCGAGGCGGCAgtgacgcagcggcggcacttATCGGTGGCGCGGGCccgcgcagcggcagaggcgccagCCGCGCGCGTGGTGGggtggccgccgcagcagggcgACGCCAGTTATTCCTGTTTGTTGGCCATAGCGACGGCGTGGTGACGCGGTGTGAACTGAACCCGTCGTCCGCCAAGGTGACGGCAACGGCGGAGTTGTGGTGTGGCTCCCGCCCGTGCCAGCTTGTCGCGGGCGACGGCGAGACTTTCTGCTACGCCGTCTCGGGCGAGCGCACGTGGCGGTGCGAGGTGCAGGATAGGACGGTCAGAATGGCGCCGTACAGCTTTCCAACGCGGCCGACCTCGTTTGCGCGGTTTGTGCTCCCGTCGCGGgtcagctccgccgccgcgaacGGCAGCGACTCGGCAACCCCGGGGGCGCAGGGCAGCACAAACGAGCAGGACGAGGACCCCCTTGCCGTAGTCGAGTCCATCACCCTCGTTCcacgcgagcagcagcaggaagtGGTCATCGCCGTGCAGAACCGCGAGTTGGCTCTCTACGTGTCGAATAccggcgccggtggtggcggcgcgggtggcggcggcggcggtggcccgGGCTCGGGAGGCGTTGAGTATAGCTTTCAGCACCACCCACTGCCGCTGGCAGGTCGCcggctcctgcagcacccaACACGCCCAGCCTATCTCATTCTCTGCGGTGTCGAGCACCGCAGCCACGGCCGGCAGGAGGTAGAGCGGCACCGCGCTGAGGATCGTGCCTTCCTCACCGCTCGAATGGCGGACATCGCACAGGCCGAGGACCGTGGCGCACACTACGGCGAGGGTCTGTACGGTGGCATCCCGTacacggcgccgcagcgttCCCTTGGACGCCCCAACGCGTACCAcagcacgctgcagctctaccACCGCGATGcccagcgcctgctgccgcccatCCACTTTGAGCCAAACGAAGCGATCACCTCTGTCGCGGTGGGCAGTTTCTTCAAGGAGTTTGGTCGCGAACCGGTCGTCATTATCGGCACGGCATCCTCTTACACACACGGAGCTggctgcggcaccgccgcgtcgtGGCGGCATGGCTTCCTGCGCACATTTCGGTgtgccagcggcagcggcagtgtaggtggtggtagtggtggcgctgatgcgctgctgagaCTGGAGCTGCTACACAGCACGTACCTGCGCCCGGATGACAGTGGCAGTACTGTCAGCGGCAAGGATCGTCTCGCCGGCGCCAAGAGTAGTggtgtcgccgccgccggcggagGCAACAGCATAGACACGGCTGCGAAGCCGGACTACCCCTCCGCGTTGTGCATCTGCGAGCCGGTAGGCATTCTGTTCGTTGGCATGGGCGCCGCACAGGGGCTGCGAATCTACTCGTGGGGAAAGGagcacctccttcgccgccgccacctcgcgAATACGCCAGGTCAgcgcatcaccgccatcgACTTTGTTTTCGCGTCACCGCCGGGCAGCCGGAACGTGAACGCGCGCAACGTGTCCTTCTTCGCTGCCGACCTCTACCAGTGCCCGTACGGAGACGCCGAGGGTATGCGGATGGTGCGGGAAAAGCAGCTGCTTATTGTCTGCGGCACCGTGAACGCCTCCGTGTTCAttgccgcgctgcagcccgGGACTCCCGcccccgcagctgcgcatggccCAGCGGGAGCAACGACAGCCGCCACACCGTCGTTCCTGCTGCAGATCATTACAGACAGCGTACCACGGCATATCACgagcgttgttgttgtggaCGagcgcaccgtcgccgcgtcAGACCGCTTTGGCACGGTGGTGTTCTTGCGCATCCCGgaaagcacacgcacaaaatTTGCCCAACCCGTCCATCAGTTGCAGGAGGCCGAGCTCATCGCTGAGGAGACGTacctgcgcacgcagcagacTTTCCGTGAGGTAGCGCGACACCACGTCGGCGAGCTCGTGACGGCACTGCATGTACAGCCTCAAGACCTCTCGCAGGGCACCGACACGGCTCTTGCGACGAAGATTGTGTACTACAGCACCGCACTCGGCAGCCTCGGCGCGTACGTGCCACTGCTCTCGGAAGAGGACGGCGCTCTGGCGGCCTACCTGCAGCCGCTCTTGCACTCGCACATCCGCCCGCTGCTCGGCCCGCCCACCGCATTGCCTCGGGCGTCACACCTGTCGCACCATGTGGTGGACGGCGACATCGCGCAGCtactgcgcggcggcgccaccacgccaTTCTCGACAGCCGCCAAGGAAGACATTGCCGACGCCCTGGAGCGGCAAGTGAAGGTGGAAGCGGCGCGTCGCAAAGTATTGGGGCTACCGAAGCGCactctgccttctcttccgGAGCTCATTGCAAAGCAGCGCGCGCTACTCAGCCTACCGCTATAA